From the Labeo rohita strain BAU-BD-2019 chromosome 21, IGBB_LRoh.1.0, whole genome shotgun sequence genome, the window CACTACAATCACATTTGCATTATTAGAAAGCCCCTGTTATAGTTGAATGTGAGTTTGCTGCCATCTGGTGTCAACTCCATCAACTACAATCAGCACCATGGCCAGCACCAGCACATGAAAGCAAATATAATTTTAGcattaataaacattactgATTGGCCTGCCTTCAGTGGAGCAATTTTCAGATAATtgtccatttatttaaaaaaaaaaaaaaaaagtttgctaaTGTTCCATGTCTGTGGAAAGATTGTGTAATGTTTAAACGGTGAGATcattctttttaatattaatgttctaaaacaaaacagatgtttttttttttgctaaaatatatttaaatatctacTAAATATATCTTGTAAACAGTGAAGCTCTgtggaatatttttaaaattgaaaatgcaaaatatttacataccaaaatatatttgaaaatgtatttcaggAGCAAGAAAATAAACTTCCGAACTTGTAGCCTATTTAGGCTCAACACAGACGTaaatactatctatctatctatctatcttagatagatagatctatcTATAGATGTGTCAGGCATGACACATGTGGATGTATTTTCTTGGACTGAAATATGTGTTATGTGTGTAgtgcaaaatacattttttaatatgtatatatatatatatatatatatatatgtatatattgtggCGGGAGGAGCAAAACgtcagacacagtgggcgtgacgtacAAAATAAGTAGGGGATCTGGTGTTCTCGCTGTGcaggggttccgtgaaggaggggcagtgttagttatatatatatatattaaaaagcattaaaaatgtattttgcgctacacacatattatttatttgtgatatatatatatatatatatatcacaaataaatatCCACAAAAGTTACATGGGTagacatttattcatataaacatattttgaaacatattttagcaAACATATTTTTGgccaattttaatatatattttgaaatatatttaaaaaaaatataataaatatttggcCATATGGGAATATTTGAGGCAAAtgctgatgaaaaaaaaaaaaaactcttcatTGCATGTTTTACTTGGGGACGCTTCGTTGTTGTAGTATGGATGTCTGCTTTCAAAACAGGttttatgtctgttttattGAATTTGTGTTAACCTTTCCTATAGAACAAAAGTAAATTGGGTAATGTAGTCAAAACATGCAATAACAGAGGGGGTTGATCTAGCCTATGACAAAGAGCCACTAGAAACACTAGTTAGTCCTTGAGTAAGTTTGAGATACAAACTTCCTCAATGTAAAACCAATAGATATAATAACTCTTTATTCCTGTAGtaattacagttaaaccactgaaATACATTACAGATGCATCTGTTGATTCTGGTTTATACACTGGTGAGTAGTTTCAgagtaatttatataaaaaggtAGCCTATATAAAGCCACAGCAGGTAAATGTAATTCCATTTCAATTatatttcttttactttttaaatataattctgTTTGCAGCTACATATAATGCTACAATACTAGTTTTGCCGCGTCGAGTCAAGCCACTCACGTCCTGACGTCAGAATTCTCTCCGCGACGCCGCAGACAGTGGACGCGTTCTGTTTTCGTCGCGTCGCGTTCGCGGCGTAGATGGGTGTTGTTGTGATTGTGAAAGCAAGGGCTGCGCTGTATTTCTGTAGCACATGCTCTGAATCATAGCGCAGACTGAGCTCTTGACGTCAGTCGTGCGAGTCATCTCAACGACCAATTAGAAGCTAACAAGCAGGCGCCGCTGTCTGTGAACTGCCAACGCGTTATGAGCGGAATGACAAGCCAAGGCTGAACGTTGCCCAGGTAAGAAACCTTGATACCAATAAACGAAGAAAAAAAGCattgaaaagacaaaaataaaaacaacaacagacgcAAGCCGATCTATTCTTTTTCATCCACGTCTTCATTTTCATCCCAAAAAAGATGCGCTCGGCATGGGATGCTTTCCTCAGCCTCATCTATTCTTCATCTTCACTTGATGGGAGAGGGATGGAGAAACAAGCTCGTTCTGTGGTTGGTACCAGTCTTTCTATGTGACAGATTTCACAATGATTTCCAGCAAATTTCTGCATGAGATTTCTACTTTAGTTAAAAGGCTTGATTATCACCTCAGAAGTGgtaaaaatgtctgaatgaaGCATAGCCCCTTTTTTTTCCATGCAGCAGATGGCTAAAAATGGAATTAGTCTAAAAATAGCTCACTCCTCTTTGGAATATGCTATGAAATATGTTAACAGATCTGTGACAGATGTTAAAATCTGGTTTGCTTTTGTTGGGTAGCCTGGTATATATTTGGTGATTTTTAAGTCACTttatacaaatgtgaccctggaccacaaaaccagtcttaagtagcatgggtatatttgtagcaataacagaaaatacactgtatgggttaaaatgatcaatttttcttttatgccaaaagtcattaggatattaagtaaggtattttgtaaattttcttccgtaaaatttataaaaacttacattttgattaataatatgcattgctaagaacttcatttggacaattttaaaggcgattttctcaatgttttgatttttttttgcaccctcagattctagattttcaaacagtattATCTATATAGTATAGATATTATCCTaagcatacatcaatggaaagcttatttattcacctttcagatcatgtataaatctcagtttcaaaaagctgactggttttgtgggccAGGTTCACAAATATAGATTTCACATTAATAAACAGGTAAATAACAGTGTTATTTCTAATTCGATTTCAGCTATAACAGCTCTACATTggacaatagtgtcattattcaagGCGGTTCAATGTTGATTTGATTCAGTGCCATTATTAAGTTCAATTCAGCTCAGATCTATCTATTGCATGCACTCTTGTCTCTCTGAATCTCCTGTTTGTCTAATTTCCAGTGATTCACCCTCCTGCTGTAGCGATGAGTAACCTGCTCCAAAACACTTCTTCTCTTTTGAATTGGGATGTGCTAGAGGGAAGAAACACGTCGGCTGCCCCGTCCTGGGAGCTGGAGCCGTTGCCGGTAATCGTCAACCCGTGGGACGTGCTGTTGTGCGTGACGGGCACACTCATGTCCTGCGAGAACGCAGTGGTGATCGCTCTGATCGCGTACACGCCCACTTTGAGAGCGCCTATGTTCGTCCTCATTGGGAGTCTAGCGTTTGCTGACCTTTTGGCCGGCCTAGGCCTGATCCTCAATTTCATCGTAACTTACATAATCGATTCGGGATTTGTCACGCTGCTGTCGGCGGGGCTCCTCATTACAGCCTTCTCGGCATCTGTGCTCAACATCCTGGCGATCACCGTGGACCGTTACCTGTCGCTGTACAACGCGTTGACGTACCACACAGAGCGCACGGTGACGTTCACCTACGTCACACTCGTGTTCATGTGGATCATCAGCATGGCGCTCGGTTTGCTTCCCGTCCTGGGCTGGAACTGCTTGGAGGACGAGAGCACCTGTAGCATCTGTCGACCGGTGAACAAAAACAACGCGGCGGCGCTCGCCGTGTCCTTCCTCCTGATCTTCGCTCTCATCCTGCAGCTGTACCTTCAGATCTGCAAGATCGCCTTCCGGCACGCTCAGCAGATCGCCGTTCAGCGTCAGTTTATGACTACCTCGCACTCGTCTTCCACCACGAAAGGGGTCTCCACCCTCACCACCATCCTGGGCACGTTCGCGTTCTGTTGGATCCCCCTGGCCATGTACTCGCTGGTGGCAGACACCCGATCCCCTGTGATCTACACCTACGCTACGGCTCTTCCGGCCATCTGCCACTCCATCATTAACCCCATGATATATGCGTTCAGGAACCCTGAAATTCTCCGATCTTTGAAGATTGCTTGTTGCGGGTGCATGCCTTACAGTTTATCCATGCGACCCAGGACACCCAGCGATGTGTAGCGTCTTCAGATTAAAGCACAATGTTGGCGGTGGCCTGTCTGTAAAGCACATGGCGCATTTAATCCACATATTGTAATCCAGTGGAGTGAgggaatatttttatttggccGATTTGGTAGCACTTCATATCATTGTGTCTATGTTACATGTACAGTATGACATGTTACTATAATTAATTGCtaattagaataattttatatatcatCAACTTTGACTTCCTTACAGTAACGGAGATGGTGATGGTAAAAAATCAGATGGGAGGGAAAATTTAGGTGCTTTTGGTTTCGAAAACTCTCGTATCGGAAATAATGTGAGGTGGGAgtaaaaatcatatattttaatgtttctgcaTTCTCTCACAAAACTTTCACGATCCCCTGAGAATTTTTGCATTCGCTCGCACAACTTTTGCATTTCCCCaaaaaactttgcatttgtGTGCAAACTTGTATCTGCAATAATTCAAGGTGGGAGGAAAAACTATATTTCAATGATTTGCGTTCTTTTGCAAGACGTTTGCATTCCCCCGAGAAAATTTGTACGCTCATAATAATCTGAGGTGGAAggctatattatttttttcattcctcCAAGGAACTTTGCATTCGTACGCAGAGCTTTTGTACGCAGAGCAATATGAGGTTGGAGGAAAAACTGTTCCCCCAGAAAAATTTTGCATTTGCGCAAAAATTTTTGCATTCACTCTCAAGACTTTATGTGTTCCTCCGATAAACTTTTTTGCACTTGCAAAacttttgtgacagaaatatgaGGTCGgacaaaaaactgtattttaatgtttctgcattctctcgcaaaactttcgAGATCCCATGAGAAATTTTGCATTCGCAAAAAAcgttgtaaaattacaaaaagtacACTCAATAATATGAGGTAGAAAGAAAGACTAGATTTCATAGCTACTAGATATGTTTTCGCGTTCATTGCAAGACTATCGCATTGCCCCAAGAAAATTTGCATGCACTCATAAAACTTTTGTGCTCCCCCAAGAAACTTGCGTTATATGAGGTTGGAggaaaaactatatttaaatgtttttgcattttgtcgCAAAACTTTCACATTCCCCCGAGAATCGTTGCATTATATGAGGTTGGTGAAAAAActatatttcagtgtttttgcgTTCTGATGCAAAGCTGTCGTGTTAACCCgagaaattttgcatttgcGTGCAAAAGTTTTGCATATCCCATTCACCTGCAAAAATTTTGTGTTCACTATCAAGACTTTTGCGTTCCCCAAAAAACGTTGTTTGCTTGCAAAGCTTGTGTGACAGAAATAATGAGGTGGGAAGAAAGActatatttcaatgtttttgcgTTATCTTGCAAGACTTTAACATTTTCTCAAGAAACTCTGCATTCACTCGCAAAAATTTTGTGTCTTCAATAATATGAGGTTGAAGGAAAACCTatatcttttaatgtttttttcattctctcgcaaaacttttgcaatCTTCTGAGAAATTTTGCATTCGCTCACACAACTTTTGTGTTCCCCCGTGAAAATTTGAACACTCACAATAACATGAGGTGGAAAGAGAGACTagatttcagtgtttttgcaTTCTCTCGCAAGACTTTAACATTGCCCCAAGAAACTTTGCATGtactcgcaaaacttttgcactCCCTCAAGAAACTTTGCGTTACATGGGGTTGGAGGAAAAACTGTATTTCAGTGTTTTGCATTCTGACGCAAAGCTGTCACGTTCCCCTAAGAAATTTAGCATTCACTcgcataaaaaaaattgtgtttgctTTCAGGACTTTTGTGCTCCTTGAGAAACTTTGCGCTCGCTCATAAAACGTGTTTTATAGGAATGATGATTTGGGAGGAAAAATTGCATTTCAGTGCTCTTGTGAGTGAATGGACAGTTTTTCATGTAAATGCAATAGTTTAGCaagagaacgcaaagttttttgGGGAAACGCAATGGTTTTGTGaaagatatattttttccatcacCATCATACCACAGTAcaattgtactataaaaaacTATATCTATAATGGTTAAAGATGTAATGTATAATGATGACTTACTGTACTTGGCAACAATTCATTGCTGTTCAGGGTGTTTCCCTGCCATTGAGTCGAGACACACTGACATATGTTTCAGCACTCACCTGTGACTCTACATAAAGCAAATACAGAAAATGAAAGGATGAatgtacaattaattatgattgtTGTTTGTATGGCAGATATACAGGATGCCTACAGTACTGTACAATGAACCACAGTAAGCACAGGTACAGTATAACTACAATCTGCTGctggttaataataataataatgaaatccTGAGgctaaataatattatattttcagcAAAATAATAGCATTCATTAGCAAAATCCAGCCAGTCTACAAAAATACCTCTTTAATTCACAGAAGAGCCACACAATTTCACAACGAAATACTACAAACCATTTCCACAGAAAACACCATTGCACTTCAGTTCAGTACTAACAAAAAAGACAGTGTAATTACTGTACAATTACTGTTCAGCTCCAGcaaataattacacatttagTACATGAAGTGAGCACACAGTAACACGAACACTGTAATGTAAAGATTGACCTGCAATTTCTGTAGTGATGTTTGGTGGCATTGATATAAATGGATGTTTCTGTATGCATTTAGACAGTATTCAGTATTGCATTTCAACACAGATAATCAAATAGTAACGTGGTGTCCAAATACAAATAACATCATCCTCATCAAAAGGGCATATATATCCCTATTATTATCCAAATGTAGCATACACATGGCATTGTTGTCTGTAAGCACTGTGGTATGCTtgcattctttatttttttccttaaaattgaCTGGTTTCTCAGTTATTCAAAAAATTTTATTTCCACAGTCTGACAATACTGTTTTCGCCATCAAACTAACCACTGTACAAATATTCCATTAGTGTGCCATTCTGTTTCTGGTTCTTCATGTTCAGGAACCTTAACAGTGATTCGTTTAGAATAGCAGAACATGTGTTAAACTAGacaattattaaattgttaataatgcatcatgtttcggTTTAACTTCTTGATATTAtttctgatatgctgatataTATCGACGTGATCTTCCAGGTGTAATATCATGACACTACTCACTTACTGTACGAACAGACTAATCATTTTCTCTAGTACACTATTGATCGCTTTCGCATTTCATTGATGCCGACATCAATCGAATGACCTAAACGGTGTTGTGTGAATGTGCGGTTCAGTATGCCTTATCTGCACTCGCTTTGATGTGTTCGcaatcattttatatttgtaaatgcaACAGATAATAGAGAAGAGTTGTGTTTGTCTTCACAGTGGTTTTCAGCAGGTTGTGGGGCCTGCTATGAAAACATCAATATCTGCTAAAAGGGTGTCATACCGTGTAGTTCTGGGCTTAATGAGATGTCTGTTCAATGTCATCAGTTTACCCGAGACAAAATCTGCTAGTACAGGcaaccaaagagccaaatttGACATGTTGGATTGACTGAACTTGAATGAAactactgttttattttaaattttaatggcGGAATAAAATGTCTACATGTTTGAATGTAATGTGCGTTGACAAGTTTCATTTGAGCAGCTGTGATTGTCTCAGTAAGACAAATGTTGGTCTTTATACACAAAACTGTGTCACATTAGTTATTTTCTGTGTAACGTTTATATAGAAGTATATTTTTGTACTTGCTTAGAAAGTTGCACTCCTTGTGTGTTGAGCAATGTATGGGTCCCATAAATAGCATGTCATTGATCTCTGTTCACTCCAGAAACATGGCTGTTTCTTCATGTTTGGAATTTAATACTAGCCTACTGCTTACTGCACAATGTTCTAACTTAGTGGTTCTCAACTTTTTTGACTTCACGGCCCCCCTTTGTCCAAGACAATATTTGAAGGCCCTTTTAGCTAAGCTGGTGTGTATCTCTGATACTTCAGTTGTAATGACAATAAACgcatttaaaaagtgtaatgtTGTACGTGTTTCTTTTGTAACATGTTAATTAACATAACAGTATGTAATTACCTTTAatggggtcatcggatgcccattttccacaagttgatatgattctttagggtcttaatgaaaagtctctaatatactttaattaaaaattctcaatggttttgtaaagcaacaccctttttaccttgccaaaatcagctctgaaaaaatcatctcattctaaggggttgttcctttaaatgcaaatgagttctgctcacccccgcccctctcttctctctgtggaaagacgatctcgtttacttcagccgcatttagccgtgtttccTAACTActacgttataaggaaaggtgatcgcaaagattcataaaaaacacttacacacacttctgctgtaagtgaagctggatcatgaatgatttgcgcgaacatagacggatatatgtagatcgggaggcgcattcccttcacaaacaaacgtaatctactgcatcttcagcggctcagatgtcgggagtaaatgacgcccactatgttcattattacatccagcaacacaacacctcaatcgctcaatcagagatattcttgtctaatttacatccctgctctggcatcaaaaaaaggaaagttactggactgtgacagctgatctgaggtaagagcacatgtcaatcaactattgtgggagcggcctctgtgggtgtgacggcacaccgacaggaatctgagaacagctcgatttgaaaaaggggatattatttttacagattatttaaaaacgactgcatggatttttaccattacagggtagatttgtatatacactgacaacacacattaatgttcaaacaacatgaaaaggtgaacttagcatccgatgacccctttaaatatcagtttcaaaattATCCTGATGATGGTACACTGACCTCTAATAAGGTGAATGGCTTCTGTTTCTTTCCCATGCCCCTCTTTCTATATGGgggttctgaatgtgtttcatggtcttatttcagtgacttaaagattttagtttttcactaaccacacataaacgttgttttctcaaaaacacaaaaacacaaaaatgcacattcatgttgctttcatattattgtagcccagtttgtgctgattacaatgtaatcagactttagccattaatatgtttataatatactgaaaaaagcacaaatgtcagggcatgtcaaaacttctccagggccccaaaacaccctcagaccccagagggttaaggcATTTTAGCATATAAGGAAACAgtcattacatattatttagcaaggctgtaccaACCTAAATCAATTTAGGCCCTACCAACCTAattaaattaagctttttttggcaaatccaggtaatttacgttagaaatatgattttaaaaaatgtttatgactgttaaagcgccagctgtggtccgatccccttaaaactttgcatgcttgtttagaatcacctgtcgcatgtgctcagcaggtttcgtaaagttttgagtttttgggcaggccccttttctaaacgactcCATTACAGCCTCGCAAATGATAACTTTCAATCtctttttgataattattgtaCTGAAGTGGtttttccagactgagcaaaaaacctaggactagttcacaaaagtaggttttcaaggattgacagcagtggttccagaggcaaagttgtccagaatgtcCTCATATCATGCGTATGTATGAAAAGCTACAATGACATCCCCGCCcttagtggccgatttctttaaaatttctccCAGACCTTTGGGGCTGTAAGTCGAACAGGCCCATCGAGTTTCATTCCAattggcctccgttaaccttgtctagcAGGTGCTCAAATGATGGCCacgttttttgagatacacagaTGTCCTTGttgacacttgtggcacttttgACCAAGGCTGTGCACACCGATTGttatgttgataggacaaatagTTGCACcattatagccatttttaataGTGCCACCATATTTTTTATAGCgatttttcctgtgacctcagattaagctcttatatataatgttaatgagTTTGACAGATACCTCATTCCGTTTAGGAgttaggcattttactaaaagtggccctgcccctttctaatgttttggcatccctttgcgaTGGtcgaaagttaaactttttttattgatattcactggtttggttccaatcgggtgaaaaacctaggactagctcacaaaaatagttttttcaaaaaaaatgcaaaataccaaGGATGCAAGGatccaacaacataagacacttgagcctgtgactAACGGTTTAgaagttatgagcgatttcatacttttgattgctgtagcgccaccgtcaggccgattgggacGAGATGTTGTAggccaggggtgctcaaccctggtcctggagatcgacatTCCTACAgggttcagctccaaccctgaccaaacccacctgaaccagctaattaggatctgaaggagcacttgataattacagacaggtgtgtttgattagggttggaactaaactctgcaggaaggttgatctccaggaacagggttgggcacccctgttgtaggcggtgtgagtactaacATCCCTCCAAgattcaagtctctacgacttgcGGTTTGGTCTGTCCGATCAGTTTTATTTGGAGATCGCTGatctgtgaccattctaacaattacaatagggttacAGAGCTACGCGCTCAAACCCCTACATACAAACCATCAACTATTGaccattaaaccattaaaaaggtttcctgtagtgtgttttgggacatgtTCCATTgggatttattggttttaaaaagTAACCAATAAGGCTACAAATTACCAGTAGACACCAATggaccattacagtttccattaaatcTAGTACAATAACCTTTacaaccagtaaaaccattacaaattctgttatggtttctattgtttttttttttttgttttgtttttttcctcaactgacatccattataaaaaggcCTCTGGTGTGCTTACTTCCGTACTGCAGCGTTGCGGTTTCTTTTGCTAACCTTGGAGGCTTACCTTTAAGCGGCCTGGCTTAGCGATCCACATCAAAGttcctttaaggcaagtcatttcactcggcagccatctttgaaacgcctcttgggcaggcaagtgcagctcctataTCTTTGAATGGGAAAACATCAAATTCTCTAAAACTGTTTaccaagcttacgattaaatttcatatatgaaatcaccaatgaaatctgacaagaacTGCCTGATAAATATTGCTCCTTATGCTCCAgtagcattaaaaaaacttatttttcagGCGAGATCAGCCAGTGTGCATGCGCAGTACTAAGTCTCAGAACGCTGACAGTTGCAACCGGGACttgaatcccacctgtcgcgaaaaagtcagtgacttcttttataaaatggctgtttttgtataaactctaaaaatagtttaatccaaaagtattgtttagtgtaaaacatgttaaaaattaGCTGATAGGCggttgattcattaaatgataagctgtttcctctaaaaaactgtttcaaaagaaaggaaaaaaagctGTGAAACAGGAACAGTACACATTACACAAATATATGACACTCTTATGTTATCTTATTACACTGCATGTTTGTCCAATCACACAGTGAGTCAAATATGGATATTGCTTCCAGTTCATTAGTCACGCTGAAAATTCTGGAGAAAGTAATTATTTTCCTAGCTTCAGCAACACAGATTTACAGGGAAACATCAGTGCTCTGAAAAAGGTACATATAAATGCACTAGAGAGTGAATGGCCTATGTGACTCATTGACGTCGGGTAAACAGGTAGTGTGCATCTGTTGTTTGTCAGGGGTCTCCTCTCAGCATCCACTCTGCTCCGCAATGAGTCATTGGAGAGCTGGCGGAGATATAAGGGACAGATGGAGCATCGCTGATGGAGAGGGACAGTGACGTCATAGCCTAGGAGGGAAGCTGGAGATATAAACAAGATCCTGCCTGTCCCACCCTCTCTCTCATCTGACTGCTAATTTAGCATGCCGCCGATAAAAATACATAGGGTCACTTCAAAGACAATGCATTCGACACGGTCTTCCCAGCCTTACTGAAAGTAAAGTTACGTTCTGTGGCATGAGATTTCATGTTAAGCGCTGTCAGACCAAACACTAGTTGTTTTACAATCTACAAATGTGCCTAAGCATGTGTTTTAGGAGCGGCCTGTCATGTGCAGGTTAACTAGGTTAAGATGGAATGATTTGTTACATGAAAATTTGCTTTGTTAAAGCACAGCTGATATCATGCTGTGAAGCACCAGATGGCCGCATAGCCGTGGTGTCTTGGCTACCATGggagcaaaatattattttagaaaaatagaATTCAGAATTCTGCCTACCTTGTTCGAAGAAGCATGCATTTTGCTTTTGTGTTCTCATGGCTTAAATGCAGTGTAAAACAGATTGCCATAGGCATATATAACCATCAGATATAGATCAAAGTCTAAAACTATTGATTAAGTGTTTATATGGTCCATACACATGCTAAGGTACATGTAGATCAGCAGCAGGAAACTCTGGTACTCAAAGTCCTccatattttaattcaaaatctTTAGGATTAAGAAAATCACTTGAAAAATGACTGACAAATACAGGTTcggtcagtgttgccaagttgggttactttaacactgttgctgcgggttgtttttcatgtccacgggTAGAAGCGGCcccaataatgttatatttagctCCTGGAATGCGAACTGTACCAGTGGAACCCTACCAAACAACGTGCATTTTACCCCTCCGGAACACAGTTTTTACTGGGGAAGCCCCCTggaaatgcgattgggctaatTTTGGGCTAATATTGAGTAGCaattggttttgttgtgaaatccTTTAGTCTTTAGCATCTTCGTTAGTGTGCCTGCCCCCTGTGCCAGTTCACACTGGTTTAAATACCACTTGGAACAGTACGAGTAGGACCAGAAAAAAATGGTGCCATGACCCGGATGGGAGTAAATGTAACGGGGATAGCTAGT encodes:
- the gpr185a gene encoding G-protein coupled receptor 12, with the translated sequence MSNLLQNTSSLLNWDVLEGRNTSAAPSWELEPLPVIVNPWDVLLCVTGTLMSCENAVVIALIAYTPTLRAPMFVLIGSLAFADLLAGLGLILNFIVTYIIDSGFVTLLSAGLLITAFSASVLNILAITVDRYLSLYNALTYHTERTVTFTYVTLVFMWIISMALGLLPVLGWNCLEDESTCSICRPVNKNNAAALAVSFLLIFALILQLYLQICKIAFRHAQQIAVQRQFMTTSHSSSTTKGVSTLTTILGTFAFCWIPLAMYSLVADTRSPVIYTYATALPAICHSIINPMIYAFRNPEILRSLKIACCGCMPYSLSMRPRTPSDV